In the Pyrolobus fumarii 1A genome, one interval contains:
- a CDS encoding 3,4-dihydroxy-2-butanone-4-phosphate synthase, with translation MSRVSRVEVAIRALKRGEPVMVFDGWGREEEVDLVFHASSVTWREVSLLRRVAGGLICYATRYDLLKKLGIPFLHEALAKVPSLAPLAERRLSYGDPPAFVLWVNHRSVKTGISDVDRAKTIAALHRLTQLLIEGDEKAVKFFQDEFVVPGHVALLGSRGLEQRRGHTELSVALAEMAGLSPSVVFAEMLSDHGESMGLDEAERFSRLTGIPLVTGDEIIEAWWEWRNARR, from the coding sequence ATGTCTAGAGTGAGCCGCGTAGAGGTCGCCATCCGGGCATTGAAGCGCGGAGAGCCCGTAATGGTCTTTGACGGGTGGGGTAGAGAAGAGGAGGTAGACCTGGTTTTCCACGCATCTAGTGTCACGTGGAGAGAGGTCAGTCTCCTAAGGCGCGTTGCGGGAGGCTTGATCTGCTACGCTACTCGCTACGACTTGTTGAAGAAGCTTGGCATTCCGTTCCTCCACGAGGCGCTGGCGAAGGTTCCCTCATTAGCACCTCTGGCCGAGAGGAGGCTCTCATATGGAGACCCGCCTGCTTTCGTACTCTGGGTTAACCACCGTAGCGTAAAGACGGGTATCAGTGATGTGGATCGCGCCAAGACGATAGCAGCTCTCCACAGGCTAACTCAGCTGCTCATAGAGGGTGACGAGAAAGCAGTCAAGTTCTTCCAGGACGAGTTCGTAGTGCCAGGTCATGTTGCTCTTCTCGGCTCTAGGGGCTTGGAGCAGAGGAGGGGCCACACGGAGTTGTCTGTCGCCCTGGCTGAGATGGCCGGTCTTAGCCCGAGCGTAGTCTTTGCAGAGATGCTTAGCGATCATGGCGAGTCGATGGGTTTGGATGAGGCAGAGAGGTTCAGCAGGCTAACCGGTATCCCTCTCGTGACTGGCGACGAGATTATCGAGGCCTGGTGGGAGTGGAGAAACGCGAGGCGCTAA
- a CDS encoding phosphate signaling complex PhoU family protein produces the protein MPKRLIDLALEELKGLIGSLASVADESLRYARNCIRQCSEGDLEKLRGFSRDAFRLKTEVHDLATEVIARFQPVAADLRLLQALVNASYDFYRVTRYTFEIARTVRILECNGCEMGLACETWDQILEMMSLARKAILELDEKAARKVMQLDAGIDEAYIAGLTRLKSDTIDRCTAAEALILRHLERIADHLTYIASETVYAVKGLREYV, from the coding sequence GTGCCTAAGCGCCTAATAGACCTCGCCCTCGAAGAGCTCAAGGGTCTTATTGGTAGCCTTGCTTCTGTTGCCGACGAGTCTCTCAGATACGCTCGAAATTGTATAAGACAGTGTAGCGAGGGTGACCTGGAGAAGCTGCGCGGCTTCTCGAGGGACGCTTTCCGCCTCAAAACCGAGGTGCATGACCTTGCCACGGAGGTCATCGCGAGGTTCCAGCCTGTGGCTGCCGACCTACGCTTGCTGCAAGCCCTTGTTAATGCGAGCTATGACTTCTATCGCGTGACGCGCTACACTTTCGAGATTGCTAGGACGGTAAGGATACTGGAGTGCAACGGGTGTGAGATGGGGCTTGCGTGTGAAACTTGGGATCAGATACTTGAGATGATGAGCCTCGCCAGGAAAGCCATACTAGAGCTTGACGAGAAAGCTGCAAGGAAGGTCATGCAGTTGGATGCCGGAATAGACGAGGCTTACATAGCTGGCTTGACGAGGCTCAAGAGTGACACGATAGATCGTTGTACTGCAGCCGAGGCGCTCATACTGAGGCATCTGGAGAGGATAGCTGACCACCTCACCTACATAGCCTCGGAAACCGTATACGCTGTTAAGGGTCTCAGAGAGTACGTGTAG
- a CDS encoding citrate/2-methylcitrate synthase, which translates to MRGLDGVYVAETRISYVDGEKGRLWYRGYAVDELARKATFEEVAYLLIHGKLPNREELEEFRSRLIAARRIPEHVIEVAEKLPQNLHVLDKMRVLVTLLYGWYGDGKPRMLTSKQVDAKPVIEAGTGLVGAAPRLLGIIAALEEGRELPSEKFELDSHAAYTLYALTGREPSLPERDAFNTLLILYADHELPASTFAAMVAASTLTDIYSAIDAALATLKGPLHGGALEEVAKMLLEIGDPENAEKYVENVLSSGKRLMGFGHRVYKTYDPRSLILKKVASIIANAVGGEARRLYETAVAVENAALKRLARKNIYPNVDFWASVLLYALGIKPRYYTGVFAVARIVGWVAHVAEYVARNRLIRPRALYTGPLNLPYLPLEARQ; encoded by the coding sequence GTGCGTGGCCTGGATGGTGTTTACGTCGCAGAGACTAGGATATCGTATGTGGATGGCGAGAAGGGTAGGCTATGGTATAGAGGATATGCTGTTGACGAGCTTGCCAGGAAAGCAACCTTCGAAGAAGTCGCTTACCTCTTGATACATGGTAAGCTTCCAAACCGTGAGGAGCTCGAAGAGTTCCGTTCGAGGCTTATCGCCGCCCGCAGGATACCCGAGCATGTAATTGAGGTCGCTGAGAAGCTTCCGCAGAACCTCCATGTGCTCGACAAGATGAGGGTTCTCGTCACGCTTCTCTACGGGTGGTATGGTGACGGCAAACCGAGAATGCTCACATCAAAACAGGTAGACGCGAAGCCCGTTATAGAGGCCGGTACTGGTCTTGTTGGCGCGGCACCGCGCTTACTGGGCATCATAGCCGCTCTTGAGGAGGGTAGGGAGCTGCCGAGCGAGAAATTCGAGCTGGATAGTCACGCGGCTTACACGCTCTATGCGCTAACGGGTAGAGAGCCTAGCCTGCCGGAGAGAGACGCGTTTAACACACTACTCATCCTCTACGCGGATCACGAGCTGCCAGCCTCAACCTTCGCTGCTATGGTCGCAGCCTCCACTCTAACCGACATCTATAGCGCTATTGATGCTGCGCTAGCGACGCTCAAGGGCCCGCTCCATGGCGGTGCGCTCGAAGAAGTTGCAAAGATGCTCCTGGAGATTGGCGACCCCGAAAACGCCGAGAAGTACGTCGAGAACGTATTGTCGAGTGGTAAGAGGCTAATGGGGTTCGGTCACCGCGTGTACAAGACGTACGATCCGCGCAGCTTGATACTCAAGAAGGTAGCCTCAATCATAGCTAATGCTGTTGGTGGTGAAGCCCGTCGTCTCTACGAGACGGCAGTTGCTGTCGAGAATGCGGCCCTCAAGAGGCTGGCTAGGAAGAACATATACCCGAACGTTGACTTCTGGGCCTCCGTCCTCCTCTACGCCCTCGGCATTAAACCAAGGTACTACACTGGTGTCTTTGCAGTTGCAAGGATCGTAGGATGGGTAGCGCACGTAGCAGAGTATGTGGCTAGGAACAGGCTGATACGTCCAAGGGCGCTCTACACTGGCCCGTTAAACCTCCCCTACTTGCCCTTAGAAGCCCGCCAGTAG
- a CDS encoding metal-dependent transcriptional regulator, with translation MQQLKLNRREEEYLEAMLFLEKSKGKIRVKDLAERLGVKPPTVVEFLEKLAKKGLVDYKKHSGVSLTPLGRRVAEEVYKRHLAIKKFLMMLGVPEDIAERDACYIEHGISDESLRLITLFIEFVENCPGDLPRFLRHFRYYVEKRVWPPDCPHRREGRIEREDKVVSSACPSPVCLAAAPSPRNTKRPSGP, from the coding sequence TTGCAGCAGCTTAAGCTGAACAGGAGGGAGGAAGAGTATCTCGAGGCTATGCTTTTCCTCGAGAAGAGCAAGGGTAAGATTCGCGTCAAGGACCTTGCTGAACGTCTAGGCGTCAAACCCCCGACTGTCGTAGAGTTCCTCGAGAAGCTGGCTAAGAAGGGGCTCGTGGACTACAAGAAGCACTCTGGGGTCAGCCTAACACCCTTAGGACGCAGGGTAGCCGAGGAGGTCTACAAGAGACACCTGGCTATCAAGAAGTTCTTGATGATGCTTGGTGTGCCGGAGGATATCGCCGAGAGAGACGCTTGTTACATAGAGCATGGCATAAGCGATGAGAGCCTACGCCTCATAACCCTGTTCATAGAGTTTGTCGAGAACTGTCCAGGCGACTTGCCACGCTTCCTTCGCCACTTCCGTTATTATGTTGAGAAGAGGGTATGGCCCCCCGACTGCCCCCATAGGCGCGAGGGGCGCATTGAGCGTGAAGACAAGGTTGTATCCAGTGCTTGTCCCAGCCCAGTATGCCTCGCTGCTGCGCCGTCGCCGCGTAACACTAAGAGGCCCAGTGGTCCTTGA
- a CDS encoding DUF134 domain-containing protein translates to MAWTPPPPPRGRPPKPRRISIPPVPRAWAPAPPTTIDARIAVIISLDELEALKLVYLDELSQEEAAARMGVSRGTLWRLLASARKKVAYALVELKPILVAPAPP, encoded by the coding sequence TTGGCGTGGACGCCCCCACCGCCACCGAGAGGAAGGCCACCCAAACCCAGGAGGATATCCATACCGCCGGTGCCGCGCGCCTGGGCACCCGCCCCGCCAACAACCATAGATGCAAGGATAGCCGTGATCATTAGCCTCGACGAGCTAGAGGCGTTGAAACTAGTGTACCTCGACGAGCTTAGCCAGGAGGAGGCCGCAGCCAGGATGGGTGTCTCGAGAGGCACGCTCTGGAGGTTATTGGCCAGCGCAAGGAAGAAAGTAGCCTATGCTCTCGTCGAACTTAAACCTATCCTAGTCGCTCCAGCTCCGCCCTGA
- a CDS encoding phosphate ABC transporter ATP-binding protein, with amino-acid sequence MWRLDSTYAVELEKVSIYYGGKKVVKNVTLKIPRNTVFAIMGPSGSGKSTLLRSINRMLDFVPGARVEGSIRVLGVDIYAEGIDPIEVRRLVGMVFQMPNPFPHMSIYENVALGPRIHKMYRSKKELDEIVRWALEKAALWDEVKDRLHEPASKLSGGQQQRLCIARALALKPRILLMDEPTANLDPIATSKIEELIAELKKEVTIIIVTHSPRQAARVADYVAFIYKGELVEAGPTKEVFTRPKHELTEKFLTGAF; translated from the coding sequence ATGTGGCGCCTAGATAGCACCTATGCGGTAGAGCTAGAGAAGGTGAGCATCTACTATGGCGGTAAAAAGGTGGTCAAGAACGTCACCTTGAAGATACCGAGGAACACGGTATTTGCGATAATGGGGCCGAGTGGTAGCGGCAAGTCGACGCTGCTGCGTAGCATCAACCGTATGCTCGACTTTGTCCCCGGGGCGCGTGTAGAGGGAAGCATACGCGTCCTGGGTGTAGACATCTACGCTGAGGGCATAGACCCTATTGAGGTCAGAAGGCTTGTTGGCATGGTATTCCAGATGCCCAATCCCTTCCCCCACATGAGTATATACGAGAATGTGGCGCTGGGGCCAAGGATTCACAAGATGTATAGGTCGAAGAAGGAGCTTGACGAGATAGTGCGTTGGGCTCTAGAGAAGGCAGCGTTGTGGGATGAGGTCAAGGATAGGCTTCACGAGCCGGCCTCGAAGCTATCTGGCGGCCAGCAGCAGAGGCTGTGCATAGCCAGGGCTCTAGCGCTAAAACCCAGGATACTGCTCATGGATGAGCCGACGGCAAATCTGGACCCCATAGCAACGTCCAAGATAGAGGAGTTGATAGCCGAGCTGAAGAAAGAGGTAACCATTATCATCGTGACACACTCGCCTAGGCAGGCTGCAAGGGTGGCTGACTACGTCGCCTTCATCTATAAGGGTGAGCTTGTCGAGGCGGGGCCGACGAAAGAGGTCTTCACAAGACCTAAGCACGAGCTTACAGAGAAGTTCCTAACGGGGGCGTTTTAG
- the ribC gene encoding riboflavin synthase, translating to MVRVGVADTTFARVDMARYAIEAIQEIDPNAEIVRYTVPGIKDLPVAALRLIEEFGCDGVITLGWVGSSLTDKLSYVVASMGLILVQLKTRRHVIDVTVHEDEASSPEELRQIAIDRARKHARNLMMLLLEGPEALTPWAGKGLRQGRPDVGPIE from the coding sequence TTGGTTAGGGTCGGCGTCGCTGATACTACATTTGCGCGTGTTGACATGGCCAGGTATGCAATTGAGGCTATCCAGGAGATAGATCCCAATGCGGAGATCGTGAGATACACTGTGCCAGGCATAAAGGATCTTCCGGTTGCTGCCCTGAGGCTCATAGAGGAGTTCGGATGCGATGGCGTGATAACATTAGGCTGGGTTGGGTCTAGTCTAACCGATAAGCTAAGCTATGTAGTCGCCAGTATGGGGCTTATACTTGTGCAGCTAAAGACGCGCAGGCATGTGATAGACGTTACTGTACACGAGGACGAGGCTTCTAGCCCCGAGGAGCTTCGCCAGATAGCAATAGACCGTGCTAGAAAACATGCACGCAACCTTATGATGCTCCTGCTTGAAGGCCCTGAGGCTCTAACGCCATGGGCAGGTAAGGGTTTGAGGCAGGGCAGACCAGATGTAGGGCCAATAGAGTGA
- a CDS encoding aspartate kinase, with protein sequence MVSRVQGIDGALTVKPLLVAKFGGSVLKSGEDYARAAEITEELQREHSVILVVSAMKGVTDRLLRLARDFEASPSVEIPELYQMHVEALRGAGVSGRLFGEAFSRIARLIDELTKIIWALRVLGEVTPKALDYVVSFGERLSAVIMEAVLRSRGIEAKALTGWEAGIVTDDRFGEANPIMEETVPRVRSRLLPLTEKGIVPIVTGFIAATRKGDITTLGRGGSDYTASLIASILGATEVHFYTDVPGVMTADPRLIPEARTIPRLCVIEALELSRVGGKKFHPRTFEPLLYSKIRARILDAKDPHGPHTIVEPECIDTLKAVAVMRGLAVVRLEGAVMAGRIGTAMMVTSVSKRAGVNIVAISQPVTETRIEIVVAEEDAERLAKALSEEIRNQELDVNVMVETGLSAVTIVGYGLRNPSLRARVLSEALSLEPEPELRSITTGFHDASLTIVTNARDAVRIAERIHSRLLRTRGAGEAS encoded by the coding sequence GTGGTGTCGCGCGTCCAGGGTATTGACGGGGCGCTTACAGTGAAACCGCTGTTAGTAGCGAAGTTCGGCGGCTCTGTGCTAAAGAGCGGCGAGGATTATGCGAGGGCAGCCGAGATAACAGAGGAGCTGCAGCGCGAGCACAGTGTTATACTAGTTGTCTCGGCTATGAAGGGTGTTACCGATCGCCTTCTGAGGCTTGCAAGGGACTTTGAGGCAAGCCCTAGCGTGGAGATACCAGAGCTCTACCAGATGCACGTCGAGGCTCTTAGGGGTGCAGGTGTATCCGGGAGGCTCTTTGGCGAAGCATTCTCCAGGATCGCGAGGCTGATAGATGAACTCACCAAGATAATATGGGCTCTTCGTGTCCTCGGCGAGGTGACGCCCAAGGCGCTCGACTACGTGGTGAGTTTTGGCGAGAGGCTCTCAGCTGTGATTATGGAGGCTGTGCTGCGCTCGCGTGGCATCGAGGCTAAGGCGCTTACCGGCTGGGAGGCGGGCATTGTTACCGACGATAGGTTCGGAGAGGCTAACCCGATAATGGAGGAGACTGTACCGCGCGTACGTTCCAGGCTCCTACCTCTCACAGAGAAGGGCATAGTCCCCATCGTAACTGGTTTCATAGCGGCGACGCGCAAGGGCGACATAACTACACTCGGGCGTGGGGGTAGCGACTACACTGCTAGCCTCATAGCATCGATACTAGGGGCTACGGAGGTCCACTTCTATACTGATGTGCCTGGCGTGATGACGGCAGACCCGCGGCTCATACCAGAAGCCCGTACAATCCCGAGACTGTGCGTCATTGAGGCTTTGGAACTCTCGAGGGTTGGCGGGAAGAAGTTCCACCCGAGGACCTTCGAGCCGCTCCTCTACTCCAAGATACGTGCGCGTATCCTTGATGCCAAGGACCCTCACGGGCCTCACACGATAGTCGAGCCGGAGTGTATCGACACGTTGAAGGCTGTCGCTGTGATGCGTGGGTTGGCTGTTGTGAGGCTTGAGGGTGCCGTGATGGCTGGGAGGATAGGCACCGCTATGATGGTGACGAGTGTGTCGAAACGTGCTGGTGTCAATATAGTCGCGATATCGCAGCCGGTAACCGAGACGCGCATAGAAATCGTGGTTGCAGAGGAGGATGCTGAGCGTCTCGCGAAGGCGTTAAGCGAGGAGATAAGGAACCAAGAGCTTGATGTGAACGTGATGGTCGAGACTGGGCTATCGGCCGTGACTATAGTCGGGTATGGTCTTCGTAACCCCTCTCTCCGGGCGCGTGTTCTAAGCGAGGCTCTGAGTCTAGAGCCGGAGCCGGAGCTACGTAGCATAACTACCGGTTTCCACGACGCGAGTTTGACCATCGTTACTAACGCTCGAGATGCTGTACGTATAGCTGAGAGGATACACTCTAGACTTCTTCGTACGCGTGGTGCAGGCGAAGCGTCTTAA
- a CDS encoding VTT domain-containing protein translates to MPESGGGLIEELVKGLWEAYSSVPWLGAFIVSLLGNAIPYTTVPYLVWIALTAPEYSDPLVKALVIVFAGLGAAIGKLIVFTMGRAAHAVLPEHVRENMEYFAKLIKKWGFLAIFLFAALPLPDDILYIPLGIAGYSITLFFIAVALGKIVITALAVMTGDILASMTGAEGGFNAQFILALLVLSFIVTYVIARIDWMRVTRAMEEGIIPAMVVLLEETGRALLPVRRGSGKRGA, encoded by the coding sequence TTGCCCGAGAGTGGAGGGGGCTTGATCGAGGAGCTTGTGAAGGGGCTCTGGGAGGCTTATTCCAGCGTACCATGGCTTGGTGCCTTTATAGTATCGCTGCTTGGCAATGCGATACCCTACACCACAGTCCCGTATCTCGTGTGGATAGCGCTAACCGCGCCCGAATACAGCGACCCGCTCGTAAAGGCGCTCGTGATAGTCTTTGCTGGTCTCGGCGCGGCGATTGGAAAGCTTATAGTGTTCACCATGGGGCGTGCGGCGCATGCAGTGCTCCCCGAGCATGTAAGGGAGAACATGGAGTATTTCGCCAAGCTCATTAAGAAATGGGGGTTTCTCGCTATCTTCCTCTTCGCGGCCCTCCCCCTCCCCGACGACATACTCTACATACCGCTAGGCATAGCCGGGTATAGCATCACGCTCTTCTTCATAGCAGTCGCTCTAGGCAAGATAGTCATCACGGCGCTCGCCGTCATGACGGGAGACATACTCGCCAGTATGACCGGCGCGGAGGGAGGCTTCAACGCGCAATTCATCCTGGCTTTGCTAGTACTGAGCTTTATAGTGACATACGTTATCGCTAGGATTGACTGGATGCGTGTAACTCGCGCTATGGAAGAGGGTATTATCCCTGCGATGGTGGTGTTATTAGAGGAAACTGGCAGGGCTCTCCTACCGGTTAGGAGGGGTTCTGGGAAGAGAGGTGCGTAG